A window from Deltaproteobacteria bacterium encodes these proteins:
- a CDS encoding DoxX family protein has protein sequence MNGKNIGYWITTGLVALAFLSGGVMDASRNADVQAGMSHLGYPLYFALILGVWKFLGGVAILAPGFARLKEWAYAGMAFDLTGATFSHAASGDGAGKIITPLVILAIVATSWALRPASRKLASNTSESKSNARVPGVAQPA, from the coding sequence ATGAACGGCAAGAACATTGGCTACTGGATCACCACGGGCCTGGTGGCGCTGGCCTTCCTCTCGGGCGGCGTCATGGACGCCAGCCGCAACGCTGACGTCCAGGCTGGCATGAGCCACCTCGGCTACCCGCTGTACTTCGCGCTCATCCTCGGCGTGTGGAAGTTCCTCGGCGGCGTGGCGATCCTGGCGCCGGGCTTCGCGAGGCTGAAGGAGTGGGCCTACGCGGGCATGGCCTTCGATCTCACCGGCGCGACCTTCTCGCACGCGGCCTCGGGTGACGGCGCGGGCAAGATCATCACGCCGCTGGTGATCCTCGCGATCGTGGCGACCTCGTGGGCGCTGCGGCCGGCGTCGCGGAAGCTGGCGTCGAACACGAGCGAGTCGAAGAGCAACGCGCGCGTGCCGGGCGTGGCGCAGCCGGCGTAG
- a CDS encoding LysR family transcriptional regulator — protein MDNNPVETSELLAFTQTVNGKSVTRAAAELGVPRATISRRLARLEKRLGTRLLRRTTRSLALTDAGEAFYKHARIVLDAVEEAESSLRHGDDAIRGNLRVSVPPISDPSFFAMICAFAKKHPALKVHVHASSELVDLQRGGYDVVIRASQELEPGLVARTLARASLVAVAAAKYLDEHGTPKTVRDLRNHQCLMGFGKGETPQSHWPTTSGSKVHVEGTFFSSDIALLRDAAIRGLGIALLPTMTVHSQLERGELLQVLPGVIGAESRVVIAYPEREFVPPAVRAFVDAVVPWAERELTGSACTGQHKKR, from the coding sequence ATGGACAACAACCCCGTCGAGACCTCGGAGCTGCTGGCCTTCACCCAGACGGTGAACGGCAAGTCCGTCACCCGCGCCGCTGCCGAATTGGGCGTGCCCCGAGCCACCATCAGCCGACGCCTGGCGCGGCTGGAGAAGCGTTTGGGAACGCGGCTCCTCCGCCGAACGACCCGAAGCCTGGCGCTCACCGACGCGGGCGAGGCGTTCTACAAGCACGCGCGCATCGTCCTCGACGCAGTGGAAGAGGCCGAATCCAGCCTGCGCCACGGCGACGACGCCATCCGCGGAAATCTTCGCGTCTCGGTGCCGCCCATCAGCGACCCGAGCTTCTTCGCCATGATCTGCGCCTTCGCGAAGAAGCACCCCGCGTTGAAGGTGCACGTGCACGCCTCGAGCGAGCTCGTCGATCTGCAGCGCGGCGGCTACGACGTCGTCATCCGCGCCAGCCAGGAGCTGGAGCCGGGACTGGTGGCGCGCACGCTCGCGCGCGCGTCGCTCGTTGCGGTGGCGGCGGCGAAGTACCTCGATGAGCACGGCACGCCGAAGACCGTCCGGGATCTGCGCAACCACCAGTGCCTGATGGGCTTCGGCAAGGGGGAGACGCCGCAGTCGCATTGGCCCACGACGAGCGGCAGCAAGGTGCACGTCGAGGGCACCTTCTTCTCCAGCGACATCGCGCTGCTCCGCGACGCCGCCATCCGCGGGCTGGGCATCGCCTTGCTGCCGACCATGACGGTGCACTCCCAGCTCGAGCGCGGCGAGCTGCTACAGGTGCTGCCGGGCGTCATCGGCGCGGAGTCGCGCGTGGTCATCGCCTATCCCGAGCGCGAGTTCGTGCCGCCCGCAGTGCGCGCCTTCGTGGACGCCGTGGTCCCCTGGGCCGAGCGCGAGCTCACCGGCAGCGCCTGCACCGGCCAGCACAAGAAGCGCTGA
- a CDS encoding insulinase family protein, producing MANPILLGALAVLAAGAPPVSGAAPAAQPAASEPQLKFEKYQLPNGLTVILSEDHRLPQVAVDIWYHVGAANQSPGKSGFAHLFEHMMFSGAKHIGPQPFKILEGIGTQAGAMANGTTNFDRTNYFEVVPSNELPTALWLESDRMAFLLDTLDEKKLKVQRDVVSNERRQSYENRPYGTAQLKLCDELYPKPHPYYDCVIGTIEEIQGASMDDLKGFFRSFYTPNNASLTIVGDFKPEEVKPIVEKYFGPIQKGPEVKRPDVPSPTFDKPVEATVDDHNIDAPRLSFVWHGVKPYTDDEAAGDVLAQLLGTGKTSRLYKTLVFDKQVAAEVEAADVALGLGGFFTIDVTANQGHTVAELRPLVQAILDDVRQNGVKPEEVERAKRNILAGQLRGLERIGGFGGKADLLNAYQTYTGDPGFLSKDLARYRAVTPEAVKAFANKYLPDDHRMVMDVEPAAKTTAAAK from the coding sequence GTGGCAAACCCCATCCTGCTCGGCGCCCTGGCGGTGCTGGCCGCCGGCGCTCCGCCCGTGAGCGGCGCCGCTCCCGCTGCCCAGCCCGCCGCCAGCGAGCCCCAGCTCAAGTTCGAGAAGTACCAGCTCCCCAACGGCCTCACCGTGATCCTCTCCGAGGATCACCGGCTGCCTCAGGTCGCCGTCGACATCTGGTACCACGTCGGCGCCGCCAACCAGTCGCCCGGCAAGAGCGGCTTCGCACACCTCTTCGAGCACATGATGTTCTCGGGCGCGAAGCACATCGGGCCGCAGCCCTTCAAGATCCTCGAGGGCATTGGCACCCAGGCCGGCGCCATGGCCAACGGGACCACCAACTTCGATCGCACCAACTACTTCGAGGTGGTGCCCTCCAACGAGCTGCCCACGGCGCTCTGGCTGGAGAGCGACCGCATGGCCTTCCTGCTCGACACGCTCGACGAGAAGAAGCTCAAGGTGCAGCGCGACGTCGTCAGCAACGAGCGCCGCCAGAGCTACGAGAACCGGCCCTACGGCACCGCCCAGCTCAAGCTCTGCGACGAGCTCTATCCCAAGCCGCACCCGTACTACGACTGCGTGATCGGCACGATCGAGGAGATCCAGGGCGCGTCGATGGACGACCTCAAGGGCTTCTTCCGCTCCTTCTACACGCCCAACAACGCCTCGCTGACCATCGTCGGCGACTTCAAGCCCGAGGAAGTGAAGCCGATCGTCGAGAAGTACTTCGGCCCGATCCAGAAGGGCCCCGAGGTGAAGCGCCCCGACGTGCCCAGCCCGACGTTCGACAAGCCGGTCGAGGCGACGGTTGACGACCACAACATCGACGCCCCGCGGCTCTCCTTCGTGTGGCACGGCGTGAAGCCGTACACCGACGACGAGGCCGCAGGCGACGTGCTCGCGCAGCTCCTCGGCACCGGCAAGACCAGCCGGCTCTACAAGACGCTGGTGTTCGACAAGCAGGTTGCGGCCGAGGTCGAGGCCGCGGACGTCGCGCTGGGTTTGGGCGGCTTCTTCACCATCGACGTCACCGCGAACCAGGGTCACACCGTCGCCGAGCTGCGGCCGCTGGTGCAGGCCATCCTCGATGACGTGCGCCAGAACGGCGTGAAGCCCGAGGAGGTCGAGCGCGCCAAGCGCAACATCCTCGCGGGCCAGCTGCGCGGCCTGGAGCGCATCGGCGGCTTCGGTGGCAAGGCCGACCTGCTCAACGCCTACCAGACGTACACCGGCGATCCCGGCTTCCTCAGCAAGGACCTCGCGCGCTACCGCGCGGTGACGCCGGAAGCGGTGAAGGCCTTCGCCAACAAGTACCTCCCCGACGATCACCGGATGGTGATGGACGTCGAGCCCGCCGCGAAGACCACCGCGGCCGCCAAGTAG
- a CDS encoding insulinase family protein, giving the protein MNRKITIGLVLGALVGCASSKPEQKPTTPAPVAQTPPPAPPPPSTPDAEFRAKKPEPLAATPHFDAPVPVEKKLKNGLTVLITENHQVPLVVAELVVKTGTDGNPVSQPGLAEFTAAMMDEGTKKRSATELAEQLENLAAELAVNSAQDSTRVHLNCLTETLPQALDLMSDVALHPAFKQADVDRVKKSYLTELAQRMATPQFLALNATNRALYGPNHPWGQPVNGTPEAVGKLGPKDLSKWHDTYFVPGNAVLSISGDVKADALMPVLEKQFGAWKGKAPAKKAAALAAIKPQRHIEVVDHPGSQSVVVVAQRMLSANDPDVVPFKTANYILGGLFSSRLNLNLREDKAYSYGVRSTLQMNDKTGVFITQGNIIAVHTPEAITEMEKEYDRFATGEVTADELAAAKSAYTRSLPSQLETNDAVATSMGTLVLQGLPLDYYAKLPEKVAAVNAADVARVAKKYITPASWPVVVVGPYGSQTDKLTALNLGTVAVEPPPGTPAAPAKGAPPASKAPVAKSK; this is encoded by the coding sequence ATGAACCGCAAGATCACGATTGGCCTGGTGCTGGGCGCGCTCGTCGGTTGCGCCAGCTCGAAGCCCGAACAGAAGCCCACCACGCCCGCGCCGGTCGCGCAGACGCCGCCGCCCGCGCCGCCGCCGCCGAGCACGCCCGACGCCGAGTTCCGCGCCAAGAAGCCCGAGCCGCTCGCTGCCACGCCGCACTTCGACGCGCCCGTCCCCGTGGAGAAGAAGCTCAAGAACGGGCTCACGGTGCTCATCACCGAGAACCACCAGGTGCCGCTGGTCGTGGCGGAGCTGGTCGTGAAGACCGGCACTGACGGCAACCCCGTCAGCCAGCCCGGCCTCGCCGAGTTCACCGCGGCGATGATGGATGAGGGCACCAAGAAGCGCTCGGCGACGGAGCTGGCCGAGCAGCTCGAGAACCTCGCCGCGGAGCTCGCGGTGAACAGCGCGCAGGACAGTACGCGCGTGCACCTCAACTGCCTCACCGAGACGCTGCCCCAGGCGCTGGACCTCATGTCCGACGTGGCCTTGCACCCTGCGTTCAAGCAGGCCGACGTCGATCGCGTGAAGAAGAGCTACCTCACCGAGCTGGCGCAGCGCATGGCCACGCCGCAGTTCCTGGCGCTGAACGCCACCAACCGAGCGCTCTACGGGCCGAACCATCCCTGGGGCCAGCCCGTGAACGGCACGCCGGAGGCGGTGGGCAAGCTCGGGCCGAAGGATCTGTCGAAGTGGCACGACACGTACTTCGTGCCCGGCAACGCGGTGCTGAGCATCTCCGGCGACGTGAAGGCCGACGCGCTCATGCCCGTGCTCGAGAAGCAGTTCGGCGCGTGGAAGGGCAAGGCGCCCGCGAAGAAGGCGGCGGCGCTCGCGGCCATCAAGCCGCAGCGGCACATCGAGGTGGTGGATCACCCGGGCTCGCAGTCGGTCGTCGTCGTGGCGCAACGCATGCTGAGCGCCAACGATCCGGACGTGGTGCCCTTCAAGACCGCCAACTACATCCTCGGCGGGCTCTTCTCGAGCCGGCTCAACCTGAACCTCCGCGAGGACAAGGCCTACAGCTACGGCGTGCGCTCGACGCTCCAGATGAACGACAAGACGGGCGTCTTCATCACCCAGGGCAACATCATCGCGGTGCACACGCCCGAGGCGATCACCGAGATGGAGAAGGAGTACGACCGCTTCGCCACCGGCGAGGTGACCGCCGATGAGCTCGCCGCGGCCAAGAGTGCGTACACGCGAAGCTTGCCCTCGCAGCTCGAGACCAACGACGCGGTCGCCACCTCGATGGGCACGCTGGTGCTCCAGGGCCTGCCGCTCGACTACTACGCCAAGCTGCCGGAGAAGGTGGCCGCGGTGAACGCCGCCGACGTCGCGCGCGTGGCCAAGAAGTACATCACCCCGGCGAGCTGGCCGGTGGTCGTGGTCGGGCCGTACGGCAGCCAGACCGACAAGCTCACCGCGCTCAACCTGGGCACCGTGGCCGTGGAGCCGCCGCCGGGCACGCCTGCTGCGCCGGCCAAGGGCGCGCCGCCGGCCTCGAAGGCGCCGGTCGCCAAGTCGAAGTAG
- a CDS encoding dioxygenase produces MALDVQPALFVSHGSPLLALDTGAYAAALRRFSGSVRPSAIAVISAHWLSREGLFVTSSGRPETLYDFGGFPRALYELSYPARGARELARRIVDKLSAMGLSAVPKRRAGSITARGFRFAWAGPRRTCRCCSSRCRGSSDRSGSCRSDARFDPCARRACCSWEAAASSTTCARCSPMTRPSIPAPRPSTTGSRRSSTSSTSNRSRSGRARPRPTSRCPRRSTWRRCSWCSARDVRTIESRPCSRAFSTARSRFARSRCARRRRLRPWPIRGSRGGC; encoded by the coding sequence ATGGCCCTGGACGTCCAGCCTGCGCTCTTCGTCTCGCACGGCTCGCCGCTGCTCGCGCTCGACACGGGCGCGTATGCGGCGGCCCTCCGTCGCTTTTCGGGGAGCGTGCGGCCGAGCGCCATCGCGGTCATCTCGGCGCACTGGCTCTCGCGCGAGGGGCTCTTCGTCACCTCGAGCGGGCGCCCGGAGACGCTCTACGACTTCGGCGGCTTTCCGCGCGCGCTCTACGAGCTGAGCTACCCCGCGCGCGGTGCGCGGGAGCTGGCGCGGCGCATCGTGGACAAGCTGAGCGCTATGGGACTGTCCGCGGTTCCTAAGCGACGCGCGGGCTCGATCACGGCGCGTGGATTCCGCTTCGCCTGGGCTGGCCCGAGGCGAACGTGCCGGTGCTGCAGCTCTCGTTGCCGCGGGAGCTCGGACCGGAGCGGCTCTTGTCGCTCGGACGCGCGCTTCGATCCCTGCGCGAGGAGGGCGTGCTGCTCGTGGGAAGCGGCGGCGTCGTCCACAACCTGCGCGCGCTGCAGCCCGATGACGCGCCCGTCGATCCCCGCGCCAAGGCCTTCGACGACTGGTTCGCGCAGAAGCTCGACAAGCTCGACATCGAATCGCTCGCGCTCTGGCCGCGCGCGCCCGAGGCCGACTTCGCGGTGCCCACGCCGGAGCACCTGGCGCCGGTGTTCGTGGTGCTCGGCGCGCGACGTGAGGACGATCGAGTCGAGACCGTGTTCCAGGGCTTTCAGCACGGCTCGCTCTCGCTTCGCACGTTCGCGCTGCGCTCGTCGGCGTAGACTGCGCCCATGGCCAATCCGTGGCTCACGCGGCGGGTGCTGA
- a CDS encoding glycerophosphodiester phosphodiesterase, which produces MANPWLTRRVLNYAHQGGTLEAPSSTLYALHRALDVGATALELDVHQTRDGHLIVAHDTTVDRLTDGSGPICELELAQLLALDAAHRFAFEDKPNAFPFRGRGPKDAEFRMPTVDAVLEAFPKTFLNFDVKSGADNAPACARALARKLKPHADRVIVASFDDTLTDVVRDEVHELGTSIGTLGAMAVWQAVSEGAPFPELPHVALQLPSKFEGAEVITAELVARAHEAGLPVHAWTINDAAEMERLLTLDVDGLISDRPSVVAKVLEKSGKGYRR; this is translated from the coding sequence ATGGCCAATCCGTGGCTCACGCGGCGGGTGCTGAACTACGCGCACCAGGGTGGGACGCTCGAGGCGCCGTCGAGCACGCTCTACGCGCTGCACCGCGCGCTGGACGTCGGCGCGACCGCGCTCGAGCTCGACGTGCACCAGACGCGCGACGGCCACTTGATCGTCGCGCACGACACCACCGTCGATCGGCTCACGGATGGATCGGGTCCAATCTGCGAGCTGGAGCTGGCCCAGCTGCTTGCGCTCGACGCGGCCCATCGCTTCGCCTTCGAGGACAAGCCGAACGCGTTCCCATTTCGCGGGCGCGGGCCAAAGGACGCCGAGTTCCGCATGCCGACCGTGGACGCGGTGCTCGAAGCATTTCCGAAGACGTTCCTGAACTTCGACGTGAAGTCCGGAGCGGACAACGCGCCCGCGTGTGCGCGCGCGCTCGCGCGGAAGCTGAAGCCGCACGCCGATCGGGTGATCGTCGCGTCGTTCGATGACACGCTCACCGACGTTGTCCGCGACGAGGTGCACGAGCTCGGCACGTCAATTGGGACGCTGGGCGCGATGGCAGTGTGGCAAGCGGTGAGCGAAGGCGCGCCGTTCCCGGAGTTGCCGCACGTGGCGCTTCAGCTGCCGTCGAAGTTCGAAGGCGCCGAGGTCATCACGGCCGAGCTGGTCGCGCGCGCGCACGAGGCGGGCTTGCCCGTGCACGCGTGGACCATCAACGACGCGGCGGAGATGGAGCGGCTGCTCACGCTCGATGTCGACGGGCTGATCTCAGATCGGCCGAGCGTGGTGGCGAAGGTGCTCGAGAAGTCAGGCAAGGGGTATCGGCGCTAG
- a CDS encoding glucose-6-phosphate isomerase, whose amino-acid sequence MSGLFERFKSHLFTDEKLGLSLDISRVQFSDGFFAELEPRLQKAYAAMAELEAGAIANPDEKRMVGHYWLRAPELAPQPELRKAITETNARIHAFADAVHAGKIRPQRAARFTHVLVVGIGGSALGPEFVAASLTSAGDRMKPYFLDNTDPDGMDRVFDALGDKLPETLTVVISKSGGTKETRNGMLEAAAQYQRLGLDFGAHAVAVTGDGSELDTFAVKNKFLARFPMWDWVGGRTSELSAVGLLPAALQGLDIDAMLAGARAMDEATRRKDTRNNPAALLAAAWFSATGGQGKKDMVVLPYKDRLELFSRYLQQLVMESLGKRQDLSGKDVFQGIAVYGNKGSTDQHAYVQQLRDGLNNFFVTFIEVLRDRDGARAPLEVEPGVTSGDYLSGFLQGTRRALAESGRESITVTLDEVSPATVGKLIALYERTVGFYASLVNINAYHQPGVEAGKKAAAAVLALAGKVFGALRANPGKAMSLSDVAKAAGTDDVETVFWILRHASANPEKKIERVGAGSPIEAMWKAS is encoded by the coding sequence ATGTCCGGACTGTTCGAAAGATTCAAGAGCCACCTCTTCACCGACGAGAAGCTGGGCCTCTCGCTCGACATCAGCCGCGTGCAGTTCTCCGACGGCTTCTTCGCCGAGCTCGAGCCGCGCTTGCAGAAGGCCTACGCCGCCATGGCCGAGCTCGAGGCCGGCGCCATCGCCAACCCCGACGAGAAGCGCATGGTGGGCCACTACTGGCTCCGCGCGCCCGAGCTCGCGCCGCAGCCCGAGCTGCGCAAGGCCATCACCGAGACCAACGCGCGCATCCACGCCTTCGCGGACGCGGTGCACGCCGGCAAGATCCGTCCGCAGCGCGCGGCGCGCTTCACCCACGTGCTCGTGGTCGGCATCGGCGGCTCGGCGCTCGGCCCGGAGTTCGTGGCCGCGTCGCTGACCTCCGCCGGCGATCGCATGAAGCCCTACTTCCTCGACAACACCGATCCCGACGGCATGGATCGCGTGTTCGACGCCCTCGGCGACAAGCTGCCCGAGACGCTCACCGTCGTGATTTCGAAGTCCGGCGGCACCAAGGAGACGCGCAACGGCATGCTCGAGGCCGCCGCGCAGTACCAGCGCTTGGGCCTCGACTTCGGCGCGCACGCGGTGGCCGTCACCGGCGACGGCAGCGAGCTCGACACCTTCGCCGTGAAGAACAAGTTCCTCGCGCGCTTTCCGATGTGGGACTGGGTCGGCGGCCGCACCAGCGAGCTCAGCGCGGTCGGCCTCTTGCCCGCAGCGCTCCAGGGACTCGACATCGACGCCATGCTCGCGGGCGCGCGCGCCATGGACGAGGCCACGCGCCGCAAGGACACGCGCAACAACCCGGCGGCGCTGCTGGCTGCCGCGTGGTTCAGCGCCACGGGCGGCCAGGGCAAGAAGGACATGGTGGTCCTGCCGTACAAGGACCGGCTCGAGCTCTTCAGCCGCTACCTGCAGCAGCTGGTGATGGAGTCGCTGGGCAAGCGCCAGGACCTCTCCGGCAAGGACGTGTTCCAGGGCATCGCCGTCTACGGCAACAAGGGCTCCACGGATCAGCACGCGTACGTGCAGCAGCTCCGCGACGGCCTGAATAACTTCTTTGTTACGTTTATCGAAGTCCTCCGCGATCGCGATGGTGCGCGCGCGCCGCTCGAGGTGGAGCCGGGCGTGACCAGTGGCGATTACCTCTCGGGCTTCTTGCAAGGCACGCGGCGCGCGCTGGCCGAGAGCGGCCGCGAGTCGATCACCGTGACGCTCGATGAGGTCTCGCCGGCGACCGTGGGCAAGCTCATCGCGCTCTACGAGCGGACCGTGGGCTTCTACGCGTCGCTGGTGAACATCAACGCGTACCACCAGCCGGGCGTGGAGGCGGGCAAGAAGGCCGCCGCGGCGGTGCTCGCGCTGGCTGGCAAGGTCTTCGGTGCGCTGCGTGCGAACCCTGGCAAGGCGATGAGCCTGAGTGACGTCGCCAAGGCCGCGGGCACCGACGATGTCGAGACCGTGTTCTGGATCCTGCGGCACGCGAGCGCGAACCCGGAGAAGAAGATCGAACGCGTGGGCGCGGGCTCGCCGATCGAGGCGATGTGGAAGGCGAGTTAG
- a CDS encoding protein kinase gives MAELYLARVEGQDAPVVLKRGRKDADPRIDALLRTEAALWLPLQHPNLVRALDLVQINERPCLLMELVEGVSLAQVQQARNGRPLSPAMAAYLCREIAGGLSHVHAARPPTVHGDVTASNILLSRTGQVKLGDFGIAEPAGAIRTTGELRGQAGHVAPETLQGAPADVRSDLFQLGLLLAELLQGGPLFASDDEQAALSALLRFQPKQLEKPELAPPGLWRIVVQLLQPDPDRRLAHAHEALEALVEFAAPVGKPQVAALLRHALPDWRSPLDVLNGEPPPPKNDARAQTEPALAPAKPPDVPWETEPLPTPPPVRQDSPTPAKSFPARLESPTPAPGEQEPLPESPTPAHAFELEPPADSPTPAHAFTLDGPPIDIDALQARLRDELTRARESRSEPDTARPGTLARVALETGLILLSDLELAALPLPPLLLKRLPRAWAERLRAIPIAADASTILVAMAEPEPKRLMETIRSVTGCSTVRGILASPGAIAAAIERGYEAAGLRREALLKL, from the coding sequence ATGGCCGAGCTCTACCTCGCGCGCGTCGAAGGCCAGGACGCGCCGGTGGTGCTCAAGCGCGGCCGCAAGGACGCCGACCCGCGCATCGACGCCCTGCTCCGCACCGAGGCCGCGCTCTGGCTGCCGCTCCAGCATCCCAACCTCGTGCGCGCGCTCGACCTCGTGCAGATCAACGAGCGGCCGTGCTTGTTGATGGAGCTCGTGGAAGGCGTCTCGCTCGCGCAGGTGCAGCAGGCGCGCAACGGTCGGCCGCTCTCACCGGCGATGGCCGCGTACCTCTGTCGCGAGATCGCGGGCGGGCTCTCGCACGTCCATGCCGCGCGGCCGCCGACCGTGCATGGCGACGTCACCGCGTCGAACATCCTCCTGAGTCGAACCGGCCAGGTGAAGCTGGGCGACTTCGGCATCGCCGAGCCGGCGGGCGCCATTCGCACCACGGGCGAGCTGCGTGGACAGGCAGGTCACGTCGCGCCGGAGACGCTGCAGGGCGCGCCCGCCGACGTTCGCAGCGACCTGTTCCAGCTCGGGCTCTTGCTCGCGGAGCTGCTCCAGGGCGGGCCGCTCTTCGCCAGCGACGACGAGCAAGCTGCGCTCTCCGCGCTCCTGCGCTTTCAACCGAAGCAGCTCGAGAAGCCGGAGCTCGCGCCGCCGGGCTTGTGGCGCATCGTCGTGCAGCTCTTGCAGCCGGATCCCGACAGGCGCCTGGCGCACGCGCACGAAGCGCTCGAGGCGCTGGTCGAGTTCGCCGCGCCGGTGGGCAAGCCGCAGGTGGCCGCGCTCCTTCGACACGCCCTGCCCGACTGGCGCTCGCCGCTCGACGTCCTGAACGGTGAACCACCGCCGCCGAAGAACGACGCACGCGCGCAGACCGAGCCCGCGCTCGCGCCCGCGAAGCCGCCCGACGTGCCCTGGGAGACCGAGCCCCTTCCCACGCCGCCGCCCGTGCGACAGGACTCGCCCACGCCTGCGAAGTCGTTCCCCGCGCGGCTCGAGTCGCCCACGCCGGCGCCGGGCGAGCAAGAGCCGCTCCCCGAGTCGCCGACGCCGGCGCACGCCTTCGAGCTCGAACCGCCTGCGGACAGCCCCACGCCCGCGCACGCGTTCACACTCGACGGGCCGCCCATCGACATCGATGCCTTGCAAGCGCGGCTACGCGATGAGCTCACGCGCGCGCGAGAGTCGCGGAGCGAGCCCGACACCGCGCGTCCGGGAACGCTGGCGCGCGTGGCGCTCGAGACAGGACTGATTCTGCTCTCCGATCTCGAGCTCGCTGCGCTGCCGCTGCCGCCCTTGCTGCTCAAGCGTCTGCCACGTGCCTGGGCCGAGCGCTTGCGCGCGATTCCCATTGCTGCAGATGCGTCGACGATTCTGGTCGCGATGGCCGAGCCCGAGCCGAAGCGGTTGATGGAGACCATTCGCTCGGTGACCGGTTGCAGCACGGTGCGCGGCATTCTCGCGAGCCCCGGTGCGATCGCTGCGGCAATTGAGCGCGGATACGAAGCCGCAGGGTTGCGTCGCGAGGCGTTGCTGAAGCTCTGA
- a CDS encoding sigma-70 family RNA polymerase sigma factor, whose product MSLPSNEHIAGLYTRFGAALTRAGRRILRDAAEVDDVVQEAFCHYCEHASGLREPAAAFAYLKRSVMNLCFNRIKGGRAEATDPTDALFAALPAPDRSGQSEARNRLSLLLAGMDEEMLSIGALYHLDGLTQEEIAEALDLSRRTVGKKLAVFDERVQKRAARLEGEGG is encoded by the coding sequence ATGTCCCTCCCTTCGAACGAGCACATCGCCGGGCTGTACACGCGGTTCGGCGCCGCGCTCACGCGGGCGGGTCGACGCATCTTGCGCGACGCCGCCGAGGTGGACGACGTGGTCCAGGAGGCCTTCTGCCATTACTGCGAGCACGCCTCCGGCCTGCGCGAGCCGGCCGCGGCGTTCGCCTATTTGAAGCGGTCGGTGATGAACCTCTGCTTCAACCGCATCAAGGGCGGCCGCGCCGAAGCGACGGATCCCACCGACGCGCTCTTCGCCGCGCTGCCTGCGCCGGATCGCTCGGGTCAGTCGGAGGCGCGGAATCGCTTGTCGCTGCTGCTCGCGGGCATGGATGAAGAGATGCTGTCGATTGGCGCGCTGTACCACCTCGATGGCCTCACGCAGGAAGAGATCGCCGAGGCGCTCGACCTCTCGCGGCGCACGGTGGGCAAGAAGCTCGCGGTCTTCGACGAACGCGTTCAGAAGCGGGCCGCGCGGCTGGAAGGAGAGGGCGGATGA
- a CDS encoding matrixin family metalloprotease — MHRLIPWGLILAALTAPAAAHAFARTTSGGSTDGGACLYWGPRSVHYVINSAGLSGWTPQALKASVEAGFDAWMNWDCSDFTYVDDGTTDSQQVGYNRSLASQPMLAPDLTNEHLVVFRQQACSAVVPSGDDCLDPANADCDNKYGCWDDTVDTSGDVLAFTLVTSETTSGRILDADTAFDAVDFQFRDLVTSRCDDNIDPSACADLQNTMAHESGHFLGLAHSDDINATMYYRVTMDGETLKRDLDDDDVAGLCAIYPWGAPPVTCAPAQEDDVYAQGCSCDSDSSLVFWTLLPLARVAKRRRVH, encoded by the coding sequence GTGCATCGGCTGATCCCGTGGGGGCTCATCCTGGCGGCGCTCACGGCGCCCGCCGCAGCCCACGCCTTCGCCCGCACGACCTCCGGTGGAAGCACCGACGGCGGCGCGTGCCTCTACTGGGGCCCGCGCTCGGTGCACTACGTCATCAACTCCGCGGGCCTCTCCGGCTGGACGCCCCAAGCGCTCAAGGCCTCGGTCGAAGCGGGCTTCGACGCTTGGATGAACTGGGACTGCTCCGACTTCACCTACGTCGACGACGGCACCACCGACTCGCAGCAGGTCGGCTACAACCGCTCGCTCGCTTCGCAGCCCATGCTCGCGCCGGATCTCACCAACGAGCACCTGGTCGTCTTCCGGCAGCAGGCGTGCTCCGCGGTCGTGCCCTCGGGCGATGACTGCCTCGATCCTGCGAACGCCGACTGCGACAACAAGTACGGCTGCTGGGACGACACGGTCGACACCAGCGGCGACGTGCTCGCCTTCACCCTCGTCACCAGCGAGACGACGAGCGGACGCATCCTCGACGCGGACACGGCCTTCGACGCCGTCGACTTCCAGTTCCGCGACCTCGTCACCAGCCGCTGCGACGACAACATCGATCCGTCCGCGTGCGCCGACTTGCAGAACACCATGGCCCACGAGTCCGGCCACTTCCTCGGCCTCGCCCACTCGGACGACATCAACGCCACGATGTACTACCGCGTCACCATGGACGGCGAGACGCTCAAGCGCGACCTCGACGACGACGACGTCGCTGGCCTCTGCGCCATCTACCCCTGGGGCGCGCCGCCCGTGACCTGCGCGCCCGCCCAGGAAGACGACGTCTACGCCCAAGGCTGCAGCTGCGACTCCGACAGCTCGCTCGTCTTCTGGACGCTGCTCCCGCTGGCTCGCGTCGCCAAACGCCGGCGCGTTCATTAG